The Glycine soja cultivar W05 chromosome 8, ASM419377v2, whole genome shotgun sequence genome has a window encoding:
- the LOC114422062 gene encoding succinate-semialdehyde dehydrogenase, mitochondrial-like — protein MAALNLCRMALRSSKLLYRPYNLLSVQLQMQMQPSSPPLTRKMSTDAQSIASQLNSSGLLRTQGLIAGKWSDAYDGKTIKVYNPATGESVVDVACMGGRETNDAISAAYDAYGSWSKTTAAERSKLLRKWYDLLMVHKEELAQLITLEQGKPLKESVGEIVYGAGFIEFAAEEAKRIYGDIVPAPFSDRRLFVLKQPVGVVGAITPWNFPLAMITRKVGPALACGCTVVIKPSELTPLTALAAVELSIQAGIPPGVVNVVMGNAPDIGDALLASPQVRKITFTGSTAVGKKLMAGSAETVKKVSLELGGNAPCIVFDDADLDVAVKGTLAAKFRNSGQTCVCANRIIVQEGIYEKFANALRDAVQNMKVGDGFSEGVSQGPLINEAAVKKVESLIHDATSKGAKVILGGKRHSLGLTFYEPTVISDVNSDMHISREEAFGPVAPLLRFKTEEEAIRIANDTNAGLGSYVFTNSIQRSWRVAEALEYGLVGVNEGVISTEVAPFGGFKQSGLGREGSKYGMDEYLEIKYVCFGNMNKE, from the exons ATGGCCGCACTGAACCTTTGCCGCATGGCACTTCGATCCTCGAAACTTCTCTATCGCCCTTATAATCTTCTCTCCGTTCAGTTGCAGATGCAGATGCAACCCTCTTCTCCTCCCCTCACTCGAAAG ATGAGCACGGATGCGCAGAGTATTGCTTCCCAGCTTAATAGTTCTGGATTGTTGAGGACTCAGGGCCTTATTGCAGGGAAATGGAGTGATGCTTATGATGGTAAAACCATAAAG GTTTATAATCCAGCAACTGGTGAATCTGTTGTAGATGTTGCATGCATGGGTGGAAGAGAGACAAACGATGCAATTTCTGCAGCCTATGATGCATATGGAT CTTGGAGCAAAACCACTGCTGCTGAACGAAGCAAATTACTGAGGAAATG GTATGATTTGCTAATGGTACATAAAGAAGAACTTGCACAGCTTATAACCTTGGAGCAGGGGAAACCTCTTAAAGAGTCTGTGGGTGAG ATAGTCTATGGGGCTGGCTTTATTGAGTTTGCAGCTGAGGAGGCAAAACGTATATATGGGGATATAGTTCCTGCACCTTTTTCTGATCGGCGATTATTTGTTCTAAAGCAG CCTGTAGGGGTTGTAGGTGCAATTACACCTTGGAACTTTCCCCTTGCTATGATTACTCGAAAG GTTGGTCCAGCCCTTGCATGTGGCTGTACAGTGGTCATAAAGCCCTCTGAACTTACACCTCTCACTGCTTTAGCTGCAGTGGAACTCTCCATTCAAGCTGGAATACCACCG GGTGTCGTGAACGTGGTAATGGGAAATGCTCCTGATATTGGGGACGCTTTACTTGCAAGTCCACAG GTAAGGAAGATCACATTCACAGGCTCGACAGCAGTTGGGAAGAAATTGATGGCTGGTTCAGCTGAAACAGTTAAAAAA GTATCTCTTGAACTCGGTGGCAATGCACCTTGCATAGTTTTTGATGATGCTGACCTGGATGTTGCAGTAAAAGGAACT CTTGCAGCAAAGTTCCGTAACAGTGGACAAACATGTGTTTGTGCAAATAGAATTATTGTGCAAGAAG GTATATATGAGAAGTTTGCAAATGCTTTACGTGATGCTGTTCAGAATATGAAAGTTGGGGATGGTTTTAGTGAAGGTGTGTCACAG GGTCCTCTAATAAATGAAGCTGCTGTAAAAAAG GTTGAGTCCTTAATTCATGATGCTACATCGAAG GGAGCAAAAGTAATTCTTGGGGGTAAAAGACATAGCCTTGGACTTACTTTTTATGAACCCACAGTCATCAGTGATGTCAACAGTGATATGCACATATCAAG AGAGGAAGCATTTGGACCTGTTGCACCCCTTTTGAGATTCAAAACTGAAGAGGAAGCTATCAGAATTGCTAATGACACTAACGCAG GTTTGGGTTCATATGTATTTACAAACAGTATCCAACGATCATGGCGTGTTGCTGAGGCTCTTGAATATGGACTAGTGGGTGTTAATGAAGGAGTAATTTCAACTGAG GTGGCTCCATTTGGTGGTTTTAAACAGTCTGGCCTTGGAAGAGAAGGCTCCAAATATGGGATGGATGAATATTTAGAG ATCAAGTATGTGTGCTTCGGAAACATGAACAAAGAATGA
- the LOC114422064 gene encoding ALA-interacting subunit 3-like isoform X1 codes for MASSIAAGAGSTDPTAARRNTKRPKYSKFTQQELPACKPILTPRAVISAFLLVSIVFVPIGVASLIASRKVVEIVSRYESTCIPDGVTDKVAYIQSPADKTCHISLPVKSRQFSFLKLFSFEKVHKHMKSPIYVYYQLDNFYQNHRRYVKSRSDEQLRDHREENSTNACKPEDIANGKAIVPCGLIAWSLFNDTYSFSRDNKNLTVNKNGISWKSDREHKFGKDVFPKNFQSSAIRGGATLNVSIPLSKQEDLIVWMRTAALPTFRKLYGKIEVDLNEGDNITVTLQNNYNTYSFNGKKKLVLSTTSWLGGKNDFLGIAYLTVGGLCFFLALAFTIVYFVKPRQLGDPSYLSWNRNPGGR; via the exons ATGGCGTCTTCGATCGCAGCTGGTGCTGGATCCACCGATCCCACAGCTGCCAGAAGAAACACTAAGCGACCCAAGT ATTCAAAGTTTACTCAGCAAGAACTTCCAGCGTGTAAGCCAATTCTCACGCCACGAGCG GTTATTTCGGCATTCTTGCTTGTCAGCATTGTATTCGTTCCTATTGGAGTTGCTTCACTAATTGCTTCAAGGAAG GTTGTTGAAATTGTTTCTAGGTATGAATCAACATGCATACCAGATGGTGTTACTGACAAGGTAGCATACATTCAGAGTCCTGCAGATAAAACATGCCACATATCACTACCT GTCAAATCGAggcaattttcttttcttaaacttTTCTCTTTTGAAAAGGTGCACAAGCATATGAAGTCGCCTATTTATGTCTACTATCAACTTGACAACTTCTACCAAAATCATCGCCG aTATGTTAAAAGCCGAAGTGATGAGCAATTGCGGGATCATAGGGAAGAGAACTCAACAAATGCTTGTAAGCCTGAAGATATAGCCAATGGAAAGGCAATTGTACCTTGTGGTCTTATAGCTTGGAGTTTATTCAATGACACATACAGTTTCTCCCGTGACAACAAGAATTTGACTGTGAACAAGAATGGCATCTCCTGGAAGAGTGATAGAGAGCACAAATTTGGAAAAGATGTTTTCCCCAAAAACTTCCAGAGTAGTGCTATTAGAGGTGGTGCAACTCTCAATGTATCCATACCA TTGAGTAAGCAGGAGGATCTTATTGTCTGGATGCGAACTGCTGCTTTGCCAACTTTTAGGAAGTTGTATGGAAAGATAGAGGTGGATCTGAATGAAGGTGATAACATAACTGTGACACTGCAAAATAACTACAACACGTACAGTTTTAATGGCAAGAAAAAGCTTGTTCTGTCAACTACTAGCTGGCTTGGTGGGAAGAATGACTTCCTTGGCATTGCCTATCTCACTGTTGGAGGATTGTGCTTCTTTTTGGCATTGGCTTTTACCATTGTATATTTTGTCAAGCCAAG GCAACTTGGAGATCCCTCATATTTGTCATGGAATAGGAATCCAGGAGGGCGCTGA
- the LOC114422064 gene encoding ALA-interacting subunit 3-like isoform X2 encodes MASSIAAGAGSTDPTAARRNTKRPKYSKFTQQELPACKPILTPRAVISAFLLVSIVFVPIGVASLIASRKVVEIVSRYESTCIPDGVTDKVAYIQSPADKTCHISLPVHKHMKSPIYVYYQLDNFYQNHRRYVKSRSDEQLRDHREENSTNACKPEDIANGKAIVPCGLIAWSLFNDTYSFSRDNKNLTVNKNGISWKSDREHKFGKDVFPKNFQSSAIRGGATLNVSIPLSKQEDLIVWMRTAALPTFRKLYGKIEVDLNEGDNITVTLQNNYNTYSFNGKKKLVLSTTSWLGGKNDFLGIAYLTVGGLCFFLALAFTIVYFVKPRQLGDPSYLSWNRNPGGR; translated from the exons ATGGCGTCTTCGATCGCAGCTGGTGCTGGATCCACCGATCCCACAGCTGCCAGAAGAAACACTAAGCGACCCAAGT ATTCAAAGTTTACTCAGCAAGAACTTCCAGCGTGTAAGCCAATTCTCACGCCACGAGCG GTTATTTCGGCATTCTTGCTTGTCAGCATTGTATTCGTTCCTATTGGAGTTGCTTCACTAATTGCTTCAAGGAAG GTTGTTGAAATTGTTTCTAGGTATGAATCAACATGCATACCAGATGGTGTTACTGACAAGGTAGCATACATTCAGAGTCCTGCAGATAAAACATGCCACATATCACTACCT GTGCACAAGCATATGAAGTCGCCTATTTATGTCTACTATCAACTTGACAACTTCTACCAAAATCATCGCCG aTATGTTAAAAGCCGAAGTGATGAGCAATTGCGGGATCATAGGGAAGAGAACTCAACAAATGCTTGTAAGCCTGAAGATATAGCCAATGGAAAGGCAATTGTACCTTGTGGTCTTATAGCTTGGAGTTTATTCAATGACACATACAGTTTCTCCCGTGACAACAAGAATTTGACTGTGAACAAGAATGGCATCTCCTGGAAGAGTGATAGAGAGCACAAATTTGGAAAAGATGTTTTCCCCAAAAACTTCCAGAGTAGTGCTATTAGAGGTGGTGCAACTCTCAATGTATCCATACCA TTGAGTAAGCAGGAGGATCTTATTGTCTGGATGCGAACTGCTGCTTTGCCAACTTTTAGGAAGTTGTATGGAAAGATAGAGGTGGATCTGAATGAAGGTGATAACATAACTGTGACACTGCAAAATAACTACAACACGTACAGTTTTAATGGCAAGAAAAAGCTTGTTCTGTCAACTACTAGCTGGCTTGGTGGGAAGAATGACTTCCTTGGCATTGCCTATCTCACTGTTGGAGGATTGTGCTTCTTTTTGGCATTGGCTTTTACCATTGTATATTTTGTCAAGCCAAG GCAACTTGGAGATCCCTCATATTTGTCATGGAATAGGAATCCAGGAGGGCGCTGA
- the LOC114422065 gene encoding ent-kaur-16-ene synthase, chloroplastic isoform X1, translated as MHFTLLHTYTCPHFGVCNSSNTIFFHSLDDAMSLSHLTTPLCCTSSTSDSLLTASCVKKKMNSTALCHEASKERIRKLFNKVELSVSSYDTAWVAMIPSPASPHTPFFPQCLNWLLYNQLLDGSWGLPDRHPLLMNDALLSTLASILALKQWGVGEDQINRGLRFIQSNITSINDENQHPPIGFGILFPSMIEYAQNLGINLPIGATSLEAMIQKREIELHRGSQSNSDGRRAYLAYVSEGMLESQDWKSIMKYQRKNGSLFNSPATTAAVFQCHKNAECLGYLQSVLEKFENAVPTTYPLDIYARLCMIDSLERLGINHHFKEEIRSVLDEIFRYWMQGVEDIFLDPTTCAMAFRMLRLNGYDVSSDPFYQYSEDKFAESLKGYLKDVGAVIELYRASQAIIHPDESILVRQSLWTKHLLKQESSPYRLYADKLRSYVDLEIKDVLNFPYHANLERLLNRRSMEHYNTVETRILKASYRSCNLANQEILKLAVEDFNICQAIHIEELKQLSRWVVERRLDTLKFARQKLAYCYFSCAATIFSPELSDARISWAKSGVLTTVVDDFFDVGGSEEEHVNLIQLVEKWDVDINTVCCSETVKIIFSAIHSTVCEIGEKSVKQQGRNVKNNVIKIWLNLVQSMFREAEWLRTKTVPTIGDYMENAYISFALGPIVLPALYLVGPKLSDEVTENHELNYLYKLMSTCGRLLNDIHSFKRESEEGKLNVLALRIAHGNGVITAEDATEEMKGIAEEKRRELLRLILQEKGSVVPRECKDLFWKMIKVLHLFYMKDDGFTSHEMHSSVNAVLKKPVILNELLVHSQQNLSPVKATNDLML; from the exons ATGCACTTCACTTTGTTGCACACTTACACTTGCCCCCACTTTGGTGTTTGCAACAGCAGCAACACCATTTTCTTTCACTCACTGGATGATGCCATGTCTCTCTCACACCTCACCACTCCTCTCTGCTGCACTTCTTCAACTTCAG ATTCTTTGCTGACCGCGTCATgtgtgaagaagaaaatgaacagTACAGCCTTG TGCCATGAGGCCTCCAAAGAAAGAATCAGGAAATTGTTTAACAAGGTTGAACTTTCTGTTTCTTCATATGATACCGCTTGGGTGGCAATGATTCCCTCTCCGGCTTCTCCTCATACCCCATTTTTCCCTCAGTGCTTAAATTGGTTGTTGTATAATCAACTCTTAGATGGTTCCTGGGGTCTTCCAGATCGCCATCCATTATTGATGAATGATGCTCTCTTGTCTACCTTAGCAAGCATCCTTGCATTAAAGCAATGGGGTGTTGGTGAAGATCAAATTAATAGGG GTCTTCGTTTTATTCAATCAAACATTACTTCAATCAATGATGAGAATCAACACCCTCCCATAGGATTTGGTATACTTTTTCCTTCTATGATTGAATATGCACAAAATTTGGGCATTAACCTCCCAATTGGAGCTACAAGCTTGGAAGCAATGATCCAGAAGAGAGAAATAGAGCTCCACAG AGGTAGTCAAAGCAATTCAGATGGGAGGAGAGCATATCTAGCATATGTTTCAGAAGGAATGCTGGAATCACAAGACTGGAAATCAATCATGAAATATCAAAGAAAGAATGGATCGTTGTTTAACTCACCTGCTACAACGGCAGCTGTTTTTCAGTGCCATAAGAATGCTGAATGTCTTGGTTACCTCCAATCCGTATTAGAAAAGTTTGAAAATGCAG TTCCGACAACTTATCCTCTGGATATATATGCCCGTCTCTGTATGATTGATAGTCTTGAAAGGTTGGGTATTAATCATCATTTCAAAGAGGAAATTCGAAGTGTATTGGATGAAATATTCAG atattgGATGCAAGGAGTGGAAGATATATTCTTAGACCCCACCACCTGTGCAATGGCATTTCGTATGTTGCGTCTCAATGGCTATGATGTATCTTCAG ATCCATTTTATCAATATTCTGAAGATAAATTTGCTGAATCCTTGAAAGGGTACTTGAAGGATGTTGGTGCTGTTATAGAGCTATATAGGGCTTCACAAGCCATTATACATCCCGATGAATCAATTTTGGTGAGACAAAGTTTGTGGACAAAACATCTTCTGAAGCAGGAATCCTCCCCTTACAGATTATATGCTGATAAACTTCGTAGTTATGTTGACCTAGAG atCAAGGATGTTCTTAATTTTCCTTATCATGCAAATTTGGAGCGATTGTTAAACAGGAGATCAATGGAGCATTACAACACAGTAGAAACAAGAATTTTAAAAGCATCATATAG ATCTTGCAATCTTGCAAACCAAGAAATTCTAAAGCTAGCAGTAGAAGACTTCAATATCTGCCAAGCGATACACATTGAAGAGTTGAAACAGCTTTCAAG GTGGGTTGTTGAGAGAAGACTAGACACACTAAAATTTGCAAGGCAGAAACTGGCTTATTGTTACTTCTCCTGTGCAGCTACTATTTTCTCCCCTGAACTTTCTGATGCTCGCATATCATGGGCGAAAAGTGGGGTGCTCACAACAGTTGTTGATGATTTCTTTGATGTTGGGGGTTCTGAAGAGGAACATGTGAATCTTATTCAACTAGTTGAGAA GTGGGATGTAGATATCAATACTGTTTGTTGTTCTGAGACAGTTAAGATAATATTTTCCGCAATTCACAGCACAGTTTGTGAGATTGGAGAGAAATCAGTCAAGCAGCAAGGACGCAATGTGAAAAACAATGTTATCAAAATT TGGTTGAATTTGGTCCAGTCAATGTTTAGAGAAGCTGAGTGGTTGAGAACCAAGACTGTGCCAACAATTGGTGACTATATGGAAAATGCATACATATCATTTGCCTTAGGACCAATTGTCCTTCCGGCCCTCTATCTGGTTGGACCTAAGCTTTCAGATGAAGTCACAGAAAATCATGAGTTGAACTATCTCTATAAGCTCATGAGCACATGTGGCCGTCTTCTTAATGACATTCACAGTTTTAAG AGAGAATCCGAGGAAGGGAAATTGAATGTGCTGGCTTTGCGTATTGCTCATGGCAATGGAGTTATTACTGCAGAAGATGCCACCGAAGAAATGAAGGGTATTGCtgaagaaaagagaagagaacTCCTGAGATTAATTTTGCAGGAAAAAGGAAGTGTAGTTCCCAGAGAGTGCAAGGATTTGTTTTGGAAAATGATAAAAGTGTTGCACCTGTTTTACATGAAGGATGATGGATTTACTTCACACGAGATGCACTCTAGTGTAAATGCAGTACTTAAAAAACCTGTCATCCTTAATGAATTGTTAGTACATTCTCAGCAGAACCTTAGTCCTGTCAAAGCCACTAATGACCTGATGCTCTAG
- the LOC114422065 gene encoding ent-kaur-16-ene synthase, chloroplastic isoform X2, translating to MIPSPASPHTPFFPQCLNWLLYNQLLDGSWGLPDRHPLLMNDALLSTLASILALKQWGVGEDQINRGLRFIQSNITSINDENQHPPIGFGILFPSMIEYAQNLGINLPIGATSLEAMIQKREIELHRGSQSNSDGRRAYLAYVSEGMLESQDWKSIMKYQRKNGSLFNSPATTAAVFQCHKNAECLGYLQSVLEKFENAVPTTYPLDIYARLCMIDSLERLGINHHFKEEIRSVLDEIFRYWMQGVEDIFLDPTTCAMAFRMLRLNGYDVSSDPFYQYSEDKFAESLKGYLKDVGAVIELYRASQAIIHPDESILVRQSLWTKHLLKQESSPYRLYADKLRSYVDLEIKDVLNFPYHANLERLLNRRSMEHYNTVETRILKASYRSCNLANQEILKLAVEDFNICQAIHIEELKQLSRWVVERRLDTLKFARQKLAYCYFSCAATIFSPELSDARISWAKSGVLTTVVDDFFDVGGSEEEHVNLIQLVEKWDVDINTVCCSETVKIIFSAIHSTVCEIGEKSVKQQGRNVKNNVIKIWLNLVQSMFREAEWLRTKTVPTIGDYMENAYISFALGPIVLPALYLVGPKLSDEVTENHELNYLYKLMSTCGRLLNDIHSFKRESEEGKLNVLALRIAHGNGVITAEDATEEMKGIAEEKRRELLRLILQEKGSVVPRECKDLFWKMIKVLHLFYMKDDGFTSHEMHSSVNAVLKKPVILNELLVHSQQNLSPVKATNDLML from the exons ATGATTCCCTCTCCGGCTTCTCCTCATACCCCATTTTTCCCTCAGTGCTTAAATTGGTTGTTGTATAATCAACTCTTAGATGGTTCCTGGGGTCTTCCAGATCGCCATCCATTATTGATGAATGATGCTCTCTTGTCTACCTTAGCAAGCATCCTTGCATTAAAGCAATGGGGTGTTGGTGAAGATCAAATTAATAGGG GTCTTCGTTTTATTCAATCAAACATTACTTCAATCAATGATGAGAATCAACACCCTCCCATAGGATTTGGTATACTTTTTCCTTCTATGATTGAATATGCACAAAATTTGGGCATTAACCTCCCAATTGGAGCTACAAGCTTGGAAGCAATGATCCAGAAGAGAGAAATAGAGCTCCACAG AGGTAGTCAAAGCAATTCAGATGGGAGGAGAGCATATCTAGCATATGTTTCAGAAGGAATGCTGGAATCACAAGACTGGAAATCAATCATGAAATATCAAAGAAAGAATGGATCGTTGTTTAACTCACCTGCTACAACGGCAGCTGTTTTTCAGTGCCATAAGAATGCTGAATGTCTTGGTTACCTCCAATCCGTATTAGAAAAGTTTGAAAATGCAG TTCCGACAACTTATCCTCTGGATATATATGCCCGTCTCTGTATGATTGATAGTCTTGAAAGGTTGGGTATTAATCATCATTTCAAAGAGGAAATTCGAAGTGTATTGGATGAAATATTCAG atattgGATGCAAGGAGTGGAAGATATATTCTTAGACCCCACCACCTGTGCAATGGCATTTCGTATGTTGCGTCTCAATGGCTATGATGTATCTTCAG ATCCATTTTATCAATATTCTGAAGATAAATTTGCTGAATCCTTGAAAGGGTACTTGAAGGATGTTGGTGCTGTTATAGAGCTATATAGGGCTTCACAAGCCATTATACATCCCGATGAATCAATTTTGGTGAGACAAAGTTTGTGGACAAAACATCTTCTGAAGCAGGAATCCTCCCCTTACAGATTATATGCTGATAAACTTCGTAGTTATGTTGACCTAGAG atCAAGGATGTTCTTAATTTTCCTTATCATGCAAATTTGGAGCGATTGTTAAACAGGAGATCAATGGAGCATTACAACACAGTAGAAACAAGAATTTTAAAAGCATCATATAG ATCTTGCAATCTTGCAAACCAAGAAATTCTAAAGCTAGCAGTAGAAGACTTCAATATCTGCCAAGCGATACACATTGAAGAGTTGAAACAGCTTTCAAG GTGGGTTGTTGAGAGAAGACTAGACACACTAAAATTTGCAAGGCAGAAACTGGCTTATTGTTACTTCTCCTGTGCAGCTACTATTTTCTCCCCTGAACTTTCTGATGCTCGCATATCATGGGCGAAAAGTGGGGTGCTCACAACAGTTGTTGATGATTTCTTTGATGTTGGGGGTTCTGAAGAGGAACATGTGAATCTTATTCAACTAGTTGAGAA GTGGGATGTAGATATCAATACTGTTTGTTGTTCTGAGACAGTTAAGATAATATTTTCCGCAATTCACAGCACAGTTTGTGAGATTGGAGAGAAATCAGTCAAGCAGCAAGGACGCAATGTGAAAAACAATGTTATCAAAATT TGGTTGAATTTGGTCCAGTCAATGTTTAGAGAAGCTGAGTGGTTGAGAACCAAGACTGTGCCAACAATTGGTGACTATATGGAAAATGCATACATATCATTTGCCTTAGGACCAATTGTCCTTCCGGCCCTCTATCTGGTTGGACCTAAGCTTTCAGATGAAGTCACAGAAAATCATGAGTTGAACTATCTCTATAAGCTCATGAGCACATGTGGCCGTCTTCTTAATGACATTCACAGTTTTAAG AGAGAATCCGAGGAAGGGAAATTGAATGTGCTGGCTTTGCGTATTGCTCATGGCAATGGAGTTATTACTGCAGAAGATGCCACCGAAGAAATGAAGGGTATTGCtgaagaaaagagaagagaacTCCTGAGATTAATTTTGCAGGAAAAAGGAAGTGTAGTTCCCAGAGAGTGCAAGGATTTGTTTTGGAAAATGATAAAAGTGTTGCACCTGTTTTACATGAAGGATGATGGATTTACTTCACACGAGATGCACTCTAGTGTAAATGCAGTACTTAAAAAACCTGTCATCCTTAATGAATTGTTAGTACATTCTCAGCAGAACCTTAGTCCTGTCAAAGCCACTAATGACCTGATGCTCTAG
- the LOC114422066 gene encoding uncharacterized protein LOC114422066: MSLLLRIRHYLPKGLCRQPLHPTVVRLNASNLNVFSRHFGQPARKEEEDDVEEVEIDQKCLPADFDPATFDPNDHRGPPSERVFRLIDEIASLTVAEAGELGLILMKKMGVKEMPNVGFMKAGAGNLAGMAAKAPTAAKEEQKLEKTVFELKLESYEAASKIKIIKEVRGFTDLGLKEAKDLVEKTPSVIKKGISKEEGEQIIEKLKALGAKVVME, encoded by the coding sequence ATGAGCTTACTTTTAAGAATAAGACATTATTTACCCAAGGGTTTATGTAGACAACCTCTTCATCCAACAGTAGTGCGGCTTAACGCTAGTAACTTAAATGTATTTTCAAGACATTTTGGTCAACCTGCGAGGAAAGAGGAGGAGGATGATGTAGAGGAAGTGGAAATTGATCAAAAATGTCTCCCAGCTGATTTTGATCCTGCTACATTTGATCCCAATGATCATCGAGGCCCTCCATCAGAGAGAGTTTTCAGGCTTATTGATGAGATTGCTTCTCTTACGGTAGCTGAAGCTGGAGAATTGGGTCTCATTCTCATGAAGAAAATGGGAGTGAAGGAGATGCCTAATGTGGGATTTATGAAAGCAGGAGCTGGAAATTTGGCTGGAATGGCAGCAAAAGCACCAACAGCAGCCAAGGAGGAGCAAAAGCTAGAAAAAACTGTGTTTGAATTGAAACTGGAGTCCTATGAAGCGGCttccaaaattaaaatcatcaaGGAGGTCCGGGGCTTTACTGATTTAGGTTTGAAGGAAGCAAAGGATTTAGTGGAAAAAACACCTTCTGTTATAAAGAAAGGTATTTCAAAGGAAGAAGGGGAGCAGATAATAGAGAAATTGAAAGCTCTTGGTGCAAAGGTTGTTATGGAATGA